CCGCCTGATCGAGGTGCGGGTCGACACCTGGGGCGGCTTCGTCTGGTACACCATGGACAACGACGCGCCGCCGCTGCTGAAGTACCTGGAGCCGATCCCGGACATCCACAGGAACTTTCCCCTGGAGAAGCTGGTGCGCATTCTCTGGGTGCGCGTCGAGTTGAACTGCAACTGGAAGTTCTCGTCGGACAATTTCAACGAATCGTATCACACCCGCACCGCTCATCCGCAGGTGGCGCCGATCATCGACCAGGACCATTTCACCTCGCGCTACGAGATATTTCCCAACGGCCACGCGCGCATCATCCAGATGGGCCGCCCGTCGCTGCGTGACCGGCTGCCCGAGGGCGTGCCGCACCCGTTCGACGACCAGCTCCGCGCCTGGGACATCGATCCGGACCGCTATGCGACCTTCGAGGAAAAGGTCACCCAGGGATGGATCGATCTCAAGGAAGCCAAGCGCAAGCTGGGACCGGACCGCGGCTATGACCATTTCGCCCGGCTGACCGACGAGGAGATGACGGAAAGCCCGTTCGGCGTGGTGTTCCCGAACATCGCCTTCGGCGCCAATGCCGAGGGCATGGGATTCTTCCGCTGGGAACCGCACCCTGACGACCCGGAGAAGTGCTATTTCGATCTGTGGGAATTCGCCTATCCGGCCAAGGACTCCTACCGGGGCCGCCTCACCCAGACCACGCTGGCGATGAAGGAAGCCGATTACGACTTCCGCGTCTATTCGGGCCCCGAGGCCGTCGCCGACCTGAGCGACCGGGTGGTGTTCCAGGACTGGGGCCTCAGCCCAGGCCAGCAGGCCGGCTGGCGCTCGCGCGGCTATCAGGAGCCGTATCTGGCGGCGCAGGAAACCCGCGTCCGGCGTTTCCATGAAGTGCTGCACGACTATCTCGACGGCAAGCCGCCGGGACGCTGAGGGCGGTCGGCACGGTTTCGCCGACTGATCTTTCCAAGGTGAGGGACCGGGCCTTCGATGCCCGGTCCCTGACGTTTATTGCCGTGGATCCCGCTCGCTGGACGACCGCCCGTCAAGCCGGTCCATCAGCGGCGTGACGGTCATGCCGTGCACCACGATCGACATCAGCACCACGAAACCGATAAGCGCCCAAAGCAGTTCGGCGTTATCGAACGTTCCATGATTGAGCGCATAGGCGAGATAATAGAACGAGCCGATACCGCGGATACCGAAGAACGCGATCATCATCTTCTCCTTCCTCGGCTGCTTCAGCCCGGCTAGCCCGATCCAACCGCAAAGCGGGCGAATGACGAAGATGAACGCCATGCCGGCGATTGCCGCCGGCCAGGTCAATGGCTCCAGCATGCCCGCGGCGATGGTGCCGCCAAACACGACCAGCACCAGCAGCATCAACAGGCGCTCGATCTGTTCGGCGAAATCATGCAGCTGGGCGTGATATTGGTGCCCTGCATCGGTGCGCCGGAGCGTGATCGCGGCAATGAATACGGCCAGAAAGCCGTAACCGTGAACCAGTTCGGTCACGCCGTAAGCCGCCAATGTCGCACCCAGGGCGGCGAATCCGTCGCCGCCGGCAGCCAGCCGGGCAGCCATCGGCAACCTGAACATCAGCCGCGCGAACAACTGGCCGGACAGATAGCCTGCCACGATGCCCGCTGCGATTTTCCAGAGCACCTCGTAGGCTACCCAGTTGGTGAGCTCGTCGGAAAGGCCGGCGCCCGCCGCTACGGCCGCCGCCGCCAACGCCAGATGGGTGAACGGAAAGGCGAGTCCGTCATTGAGCCCAGCTTCCGATGTCAGGGCAAATCGCGTCTCGTCTTCCTGCTCTGACCCCGGCGGCCCAAGCTGCACATCCGAAGCGAGCACCGGATCGGTCGGCGCCAGCACCGCGCCGAGCAGGATCGCCGCCGCAGGCGCAAGCCCCAGCAGCCACCAGCCGGTGATCGCCATGCCCAGGATGGAGAGCGGCATAGTGACGGCCAGCAGACGCCATGTCGGCAGCCATTCGCGCCAGCCGATCCGGCGCTTTATCTTCAGCCCCGCCCCCATCAGCGACACGATGACCACCAGTTCGGTTAGCCGCTCGGCAAGGTCCGGATAGGAAATGGGATGCAGCTGCCGGCTCGGAGAAAACAGGCTGAACACGCCGTAGCCCAGCAGTACGCAGATGATCGGCAGCGACAGCGGCAGGCGCCGCAGCAGCAGGGGCAGCCAGGCCGCGGCAAGGACCACTATGCCGACGAACGCCAGGAACAGAGCGTAAAGGTTCATCCACGGGAATGGATTCCGGGGACGTCTGGTTCCGTTTGGACACGCAGAAAGTTGCGCGCGAGCCGCCGGCTAATGCCGTTTGCGGAACGTGATCGGCAGCTTGATGATGGTTCGTTGCAGCAGGCTGGGCAGGTAGGTGACACCCTCGAAACCTGCCGGATACCGGAAATCCTCCATCCGTTCCATGATCGCCGAGAACGACGATGCCATCTCGACCCGCGCCAGGGTCGCGCC
This is a stretch of genomic DNA from Emcibacter sp. SYSU 3D8. It encodes these proteins:
- a CDS encoding SRPBCC family protein, whose protein sequence is RLIEVRVDTWGGFVWYTMDNDAPPLLKYLEPIPDIHRNFPLEKLVRILWVRVELNCNWKFSSDNFNESYHTRTAHPQVAPIIDQDHFTSRYEIFPNGHARIIQMGRPSLRDRLPEGVPHPFDDQLRAWDIDPDRYATFEEKVTQGWIDLKEAKRKLGPDRGYDHFARLTDEEMTESPFGVVFPNIAFGANAEGMGFFRWEPHPDDPEKCYFDLWEFAYPAKDSYRGRLTQTTLAMKEADYDFRVYSGPEAVADLSDRVVFQDWGLSPGQQAGWRSRGYQEPYLAAQETRVRRFHEVLHDYLDGKPPGR
- a CDS encoding cation:proton antiporter, with the protein product MNLYALFLAFVGIVVLAAAWLPLLLRRLPLSLPIICVLLGYGVFSLFSPSRQLHPISYPDLAERLTELVVIVSLMGAGLKIKRRIGWREWLPTWRLLAVTMPLSILGMAITGWWLLGLAPAAAILLGAVLAPTDPVLASDVQLGPPGSEQEDETRFALTSEAGLNDGLAFPFTHLALAAAAVAAGAGLSDELTNWVAYEVLWKIAAGIVAGYLSGQLFARLMFRLPMAARLAAGGDGFAALGATLAAYGVTELVHGYGFLAVFIAAITLRRTDAGHQYHAQLHDFAEQIERLLMLLVLVVFGGTIAAGMLEPLTWPAAIAGMAFIFVIRPLCGWIGLAGLKQPRKEKMMIAFFGIRGIGSFYYLAYALNHGTFDNAELLWALIGFVVLMSIVVHGMTVTPLMDRLDGRSSSERDPRQ